A window of the Xiashengella succiniciproducens genome harbors these coding sequences:
- a CDS encoding P-II family nitrogen regulator, with amino-acid sequence MKLITAIIREYQLEKVHESLVNAGITRITVGRVSGHGVQKREEFYRGKRVLPNLTPSMRIEIAVNDEFVETTIDAIITGARTTKSVEGEVGDGKIFITPLEECIRIRTGERGGIAI; translated from the coding sequence ATGAAATTAATAACAGCTATAATACGTGAATACCAGTTGGAAAAAGTACATGAGTCCCTGGTAAACGCCGGGATCACTCGGATCACAGTAGGAAGAGTTTCCGGCCACGGAGTACAAAAGAGGGAAGAGTTCTATCGCGGAAAGCGAGTGCTTCCCAACCTTACTCCAAGTATGCGAATTGAGATCGCCGTTAATGACGAGTTTGTTGAAACAACAATAGATGCCATAATAACCGGCGCACGTACTACTAAAAGTGTCGAAGGTGAAGTCGGTGATGGCAAGATCTTTATTACCCCGCTTGAGGAGTGCATTCGCATCCGTACAGGTGAAAGGGGTGGAATAGCGATCTAA